Below is a genomic region from Acidobacteriota bacterium.
GTGGCTGCCGCTGCTCGTCGAGCAACTGCGAGAGCAGCACGGAGGTGTCGACGTAGATCACCGGTCGCTCCGGTCGTCGGTCAGACCAGCCATGAGCTCGGCCGTCGTGAGCACGGGCAGCCGCGGCGGCGGGCCAGGACGGACCAGCGTCGGAGGCGTCAGCCACCCCCGCCGCACGGCCTCGGCCAGTTCGGCGTCCTCCAGCCACGTCCCGCGACCCGGGCTGGGCGGACCGAGCTCGGCCACCACACGGTCGTGGTCGGTGACCAGCACCGTCTCGCCCGCCGCCGCCAGACGCACGTACTCGCTCAGCTTGTTCTTCAGCACCTTCAACCCCACGGCACGCATGCCTCAAAAGTAGCCCTTGGAAGCTACTTGCGTCAACAAGGAACGACATGTCTCAGCTGCAGAGCAAGTTACACGCCAGGCGCAAGGCGAGGGCACACCACGGTGCATTTCTGGGTCTCGAGGGCAGGGACGGGACTGACCTGTCGGCAGAAACTGCGCGCGTCGAGAGCGCCGCAAGTGGCAGAATCCGCCAGCGACGACCCTGACCCGCACCGTCGAACGCGACAGGAGAAACCAGGACGGGGTCAGCCCCTGGGCTCGATGACCTCGAGGCCACGCATGTAGGGGCGGAGGGCCTCGGGCACCACCACCGTGCCGTCGGCGCGCTGGCGATTCTCCAGGATCGCGAGCAGCGTACGGCCGACGGCGAGGCCCGAGCCGTTCAGCGTGTGGACGAACTCCGATTTCTGGCTGCCCTCGCGGCGGAAGCGAATCTCCGCGCGCCTGGCCTGGAACGCCTCGCAGTTGCTGCAGGAAGAGATCTCGCGGTACGTGCCGGCGCTCGGCAGCCACACTTCGATGTCGTACGTCTTCGCCGCGGCGAAACCCATGTCCCCCGTGCAGAGCACCACCGTGCGGTACGCCAGCCCGAGCCGATCGAGCACCGTCTCGGCGTTGCGCACCATCGCCTCGAGCTCGTCGTACGACTGCTCGGGCGTGGTGATCTTCACGAGCTCCACCTTGGCGAACTGGTGCTGTCGGATCAACCCCCGCGTGTCGAGGCCGTACGAACCGGCTTCACTGCGGAAGCACGGGGTGAACGCGGTGTATTTCAGCGGCAGCTGGCGCGCGTCGATCGTCTCCTCGCGATGCAGGTTCGTGAGCGGCACCTCGGCGGTCGGAATCAGGTACAGGTCCCTTTCTCCG
It encodes:
- a CDS encoding prevent-host-death protein gives rise to the protein MRAVGLKVLKNKLSEYVRLAAAGETVLVTDHDRVVAELGPPSPGRGTWLEDAELAEAVRRGWLTPPTLVRPGPPPRLPVLTTAELMAGLTDDRSDR